In Lewinellaceae bacterium, a single window of DNA contains:
- the murQ gene encoding N-acetylmuramic acid 6-phosphate etherase: MKKKDSSQTVKLVTESPSYYDNLEKMSTGELLRGINEEDKTVPVAVEKAIPMVERLVDAVVPKMEQGGRMFYIGAGTSGRLGIVDASECPPTYGVPYDLVIGLIAGGDPAIRQAVEFAEDDFGQAWKDLSEYHISAQDVLIGIAASGRTPYVIGGLRDAQEHGILTGCVTCNTHSEVAKYADYPIEVVVGPEFVTGSTRMKSGTAQKLILNMISTTVMIRLGRVRGNKMVDMQLTNAKLVKRGINMIMAELDVDEANAQKLLEQYGSVRQAIDSTRK, encoded by the coding sequence ATGAAAAAGAAAGACTCTTCCCAAACTGTCAAACTCGTTACTGAATCGCCGTCTTATTACGACAACCTGGAAAAGATGAGCACCGGCGAGCTGCTTCGCGGCATCAATGAAGAGGATAAAACGGTGCCGGTTGCCGTGGAAAAAGCCATTCCTATGGTCGAGCGGCTGGTCGACGCTGTCGTCCCCAAAATGGAGCAGGGAGGCAGGATGTTTTACATCGGCGCCGGGACGAGCGGCCGGCTGGGGATCGTGGATGCTTCGGAATGCCCGCCGACGTACGGTGTGCCCTATGACCTGGTCATCGGCCTGATCGCCGGCGGCGACCCGGCGATCCGGCAGGCCGTCGAATTTGCCGAAGACGATTTCGGGCAGGCCTGGAAAGACTTGTCGGAATACCATATTTCCGCCCAGGATGTGCTCATTGGCATTGCCGCCTCCGGCCGCACGCCCTACGTGATCGGCGGCCTGCGCGATGCCCAGGAGCACGGCATCCTCACCGGTTGCGTCACCTGCAACACCCACTCTGAGGTGGCCAAGTACGCCGACTACCCCATTGAAGTGGTCGTCGGCCCGGAATTCGTCACCGGCAGCACCCGCATGAAATCCGGAACGGCTCAGAAGCTCATCCTGAATATGATCTCGACCACCGTCATGATCCGGTTGGGCCGGGTGCGGGGCAATAAAATGGTGGACATGCAACTGACCAATGCCAAACTGGTGAAAAGAGGCATAAACATGATCATGGCGGAGCTGGATGTCGACGAGGCCAATGCTCAGAAGCTCCTGGAACAGTATGGCTCCGTGCGCCAGGCCATCGACAGCACCCGCAAATAA
- a CDS encoding efflux RND transporter permease subunit encodes MSLSSLSVQRPVLATVMSIVIVLFGIIGLTYLGIREYPSVDPPIITVSTSYVGANADIIESQITEPVEEAVNGIAGIRSITSVSRDGRSTITVEFNLEVNLETAANDVRDKVSGVVRELPPDADPPVVSKADADSDPIIFLNIQSDRRSLLELTDIADNIFKERLQTINGVSEIRIWGSKRYAMRLWIDPEKLAAYDLTPLDVQNALRRENIELPSGSIEGVNTELTVRTKGRLVTPLEFNNLILKEESGRIVRFRDIGTAELGPENLRTVLRRDGVPMVGNAIVPQPGANNIEIADEVYRRLEQIKKDLPEDIRLGIGFDTTEYIRASIDEVNQTIYVAFGLVVLIIFLFLRDWRTTIIPVVVIPISLIGAFFIMYIAGFSINVLTLLGIVLAIGLVVDDAVVVLENIYAKIEAGMEPLEAALLGAKEIFFAVIATTVALVAVFMPVIFLQGLTGRLFREFGVVIAGAVVISSFVALTLTPMLASKILKRRKRQPFFYRITEPFFVGLTNGYRFTLSAFMKARWLGFVVMAISGAVIYYIGRELPSELAPLEDRSRIRAFARAPEGSTFEYMDDYVLKLVKTIKDNAPEAESVGSVTSPGFGASTSVNSAFSWVILSDPEERERSQSEILNSLQGPVSKLTGAVTFLSEEQSIGNRRSGLPVQYVLQAPNFSKLRETLPRFVEAVSQNPAFSFVDVDLKFNKPELSISIDRQKAQDLGVSVLDIAQTLQLGFSGQRFGYFIRNGEQYQVIGQIKREGRDEPIDVRALYVRNKDGKMIQLDNVITMQEQTTPPTLFRFNRFVSATVSAALADGKTIGEGIEAMDAVAAQTLGDGFYTELSGPSKDFAESSSSLVFAFALALILIYLVLAAQFESFVDPFIIMFTVPLALAGAVLSLNYFGQTLNIFSQIGIIMLIGLVAKNGILIVEFANQRKEQGLERLEAIQDAAVARFRPILMTSLSTILGVLPIALALGAGSESRVSMGIAVIGGLLFATLLTLYVIPSIYSYLSSKQGRRNVVTDEKVRRVLREPVEG; translated from the coding sequence ATGAGCCTTTCCTCCCTAAGTGTACAACGCCCCGTCCTCGCTACTGTGATGTCGATAGTCATTGTCCTGTTCGGCATCATCGGGTTGACTTACCTGGGTATCCGGGAATATCCCAGTGTCGACCCGCCGATCATTACGGTGTCCACCAGCTATGTGGGCGCCAATGCCGATATCATCGAATCTCAGATCACAGAACCCGTGGAGGAAGCAGTCAACGGCATTGCCGGCATCCGGTCCATCACCTCGGTAAGCCGGGACGGGCGCAGCACCATCACCGTAGAGTTCAACCTGGAAGTGAACCTGGAAACAGCCGCCAACGACGTGAGGGATAAGGTCTCCGGCGTTGTCCGCGAGTTGCCTCCCGACGCCGACCCGCCGGTCGTTTCCAAAGCGGACGCCGACTCCGACCCCATCATATTCCTCAACATTCAGAGCGACCGGCGTTCCTTGTTGGAATTGACCGATATCGCCGACAACATCTTCAAAGAACGCCTGCAAACCATCAACGGCGTCAGCGAAATCCGCATCTGGGGCTCCAAGCGCTACGCCATGCGCCTGTGGATCGACCCGGAAAAACTGGCGGCCTACGACCTGACGCCGCTCGACGTGCAAAATGCCCTGCGGCGCGAAAATATAGAGCTGCCTTCCGGAAGCATCGAAGGCGTCAATACGGAACTGACCGTCCGGACCAAAGGCAGGCTGGTAACTCCCCTGGAGTTCAACAACCTCATCCTGAAAGAAGAGAGCGGCCGGATTGTTCGCTTCCGGGATATAGGCACGGCTGAACTAGGCCCGGAAAACCTCCGCACGGTGCTGCGCCGCGACGGCGTGCCCATGGTCGGCAACGCCATCGTCCCCCAGCCCGGCGCCAACAACATCGAAATTGCCGACGAGGTGTACCGGCGGCTGGAACAGATCAAAAAAGACCTGCCGGAAGACATCCGGCTGGGCATCGGTTTTGACACCACCGAATACATCCGGGCCTCCATCGATGAAGTCAACCAAACCATTTACGTCGCCTTCGGGCTGGTGGTTCTCATCATCTTCCTGTTCCTGCGCGACTGGCGGACGACGATCATTCCAGTCGTCGTGATCCCGATTTCCCTGATCGGCGCCTTTTTCATCATGTATATTGCCGGTTTCTCCATCAATGTGCTGACGCTGCTCGGCATTGTGCTGGCTATTGGATTGGTCGTTGACGACGCTGTGGTTGTACTGGAAAACATCTATGCCAAGATCGAAGCCGGAATGGAGCCTTTAGAGGCCGCTCTGCTGGGAGCTAAGGAAATTTTCTTTGCCGTTATTGCTACGACGGTAGCCCTGGTGGCGGTCTTCATGCCGGTTATCTTCCTGCAGGGCCTTACCGGGCGCCTCTTCCGGGAGTTCGGGGTGGTGATCGCCGGCGCAGTGGTCATTTCTTCCTTTGTGGCCCTGACGCTGACTCCGATGCTGGCTTCCAAAATACTGAAACGGCGGAAACGGCAGCCGTTCTTCTACCGCATTACCGAGCCGTTTTTTGTCGGCCTGACCAATGGCTACCGCTTCACCCTCAGCGCCTTTATGAAGGCCCGCTGGCTGGGCTTTGTCGTCATGGCCATCTCCGGCGCGGTGATCTATTATATTGGCAGGGAACTTCCTTCGGAGCTGGCTCCCCTGGAAGACCGCAGCCGCATTCGCGCTTTTGCCCGCGCCCCCGAGGGTTCTACCTTCGAATACATGGATGATTACGTATTGAAGCTGGTAAAGACGATCAAAGACAACGCCCCGGAAGCGGAGAGTGTCGGTTCGGTTACTTCTCCGGGCTTCGGCGCTTCGACTTCGGTAAACTCCGCCTTCTCCTGGGTCATCCTCAGCGACCCCGAAGAGCGGGAACGCTCTCAGTCGGAAATCCTGAATTCCCTTCAGGGGCCGGTCAGCAAATTGACCGGGGCCGTCACCTTCCTTTCTGAGGAACAAAGTATTGGCAACCGGCGAAGCGGCCTGCCGGTACAGTATGTGCTGCAGGCGCCCAACTTCAGCAAGCTCCGGGAGACCCTGCCCCGCTTTGTGGAAGCGGTCAGCCAGAACCCCGCCTTCAGCTTCGTCGATGTAGACCTCAAATTCAACAAACCGGAACTGAGCATCAGCATCGACCGCCAGAAAGCCCAGGATCTGGGCGTATCCGTGCTGGACATCGCCCAAACCCTGCAGCTGGGTTTCAGCGGGCAGCGATTCGGTTATTTTATCCGAAACGGAGAGCAGTACCAGGTGATCGGCCAAATAAAGCGGGAAGGGCGGGACGAACCCATAGACGTCCGCGCTTTGTACGTCCGCAATAAGGATGGCAAGATGATTCAACTGGACAACGTCATTACCATGCAGGAGCAGACTACGCCGCCTACCCTGTTTCGTTTCAATCGCTTCGTTTCCGCTACTGTTTCGGCGGCCCTGGCCGATGGAAAGACTATAGGAGAAGGCATCGAGGCGATGGACGCCGTCGCCGCCCAGACCCTGGGCGATGGGTTTTACACCGAGCTTTCCGGCCCGTCCAAGGATTTTGCCGAGAGTTCTTCCAGCCTGGTATTCGCATTTGCGCTGGCGCTCATTTTGATCTACCTGGTGCTGGCGGCGCAATTCGAGAGTTTTGTCGACCCTTTCATCATCATGTTTACCGTGCCGCTCGCCCTGGCGGGCGCCGTGCTGTCGCTCAACTACTTCGGGCAGACCCTTAATATATTCAGCCAGATCGGCATCATTATGCTGATCGGCCTGGTGGCTAAAAACGGCATTCTGATCGTAGAATTCGCCAACCAGCGCAAAGAGCAGGGGCTGGAGCGCCTGGAAGCCATCCAGGACGCAGCCGTAGCCCGCTTCCGCCCTATCCTGATGACGAGTTTGTCGACCATCCTCGGCGTATTGCCGATTGCCCTGGCGCTGGGCGCCGGCTCGGAAAGCCGGGTGTCTATGGGTATTGCGGTAATTGGGGGGCTGCTTTTCGCAACCTTGCTGACGCTCTACGTTATTCCTTCTATTTACTCGTACTTGTCCAGCAAGCAGGGAAGGCGGAATGTGGTTACGGATGAAAAGGTGAGGCGGGTGTTGCGGGAGCCGGTGGAGGGGTAA
- a CDS encoding DeoR/GlpR transcriptional regulator, producing MLKSERQEHILREVNIHNKVLCSDLSIKLSVSEDTIRRDLNELAEQDKIIKVHGGALSRSYHTSAYRQAEVYSLQEKTIIAGKAVALLQEGMLVFVSGGTTNRELARILPPHLSATFFTPSLSTAIQLMEHPSSEVILLGGKVSRNAGISVGGEVISRLNEIRADLCILGTNSIDAEEGITDSDWEVVQVKKAMINRADKVAALALAEKLDSVQRMKVCDIGQVDCLITELEVQDKRLIPYRKKGVEVF from the coding sequence ATGTTGAAAAGCGAACGGCAGGAACACATCCTCCGGGAAGTCAATATTCACAATAAGGTACTGTGCTCCGACCTCAGCATCAAGCTAAGCGTATCGGAAGATACCATACGCCGGGACCTCAACGAGCTGGCCGAACAGGACAAGATCATCAAAGTGCACGGCGGCGCCCTCTCCCGGTCTTATCACACCTCTGCCTACCGCCAGGCCGAAGTATACTCCCTGCAGGAAAAGACCATCATCGCGGGAAAGGCCGTCGCGCTGCTTCAGGAAGGCATGCTGGTTTTTGTCAGCGGCGGCACCACCAACCGGGAGTTGGCCCGCATCCTGCCACCTCACCTGAGCGCCACTTTTTTCACCCCCAGCCTCAGCACCGCCATTCAACTCATGGAGCATCCTTCCTCGGAAGTGATCCTTCTGGGAGGGAAAGTTTCGCGAAATGCCGGCATCAGCGTGGGAGGGGAGGTAATCAGCAGGCTGAATGAAATCAGGGCCGACTTGTGCATTCTGGGCACCAACAGCATTGACGCCGAAGAAGGCATCACCGATTCCGACTGGGAAGTGGTGCAGGTTAAAAAAGCCATGATCAACCGCGCCGATAAGGTGGCGGCGCTGGCCCTGGCTGAAAAACTGGATTCCGTGCAACGGATGAAGGTATGTGATATTGGCCAGGTCGATTGCCTCATCACAGAGTTGGAAGTGCAGGATAAACGGTTGATTCCATATCGTAAAAAAGGGGTGGAAGTATTCTAA
- a CDS encoding efflux RND transporter periplasmic adaptor subunit, producing MTKRATRTIALIAIAIVALGFILFQSDLLTKKGPEPPQEEPASAPPPGTRPAVPVEAVRVSPEALRDVITVNGSTEPNEEVSITSEVPGKVTKILFQEGKLVKKGDQLLHLDDEELRAERERLLVQRNLNEKIAERLEALYKKEGVSLQEYEIAVAEVEKVKAEIALVDAQLEKRTVRAPFSGRLGLRMVSEGSYLSPGTPIVSLISINPIKLEFNIPEKYSQLAGPGTKVTFRLDGVDRDYAATVIAKEPKVDADTRTLRLKASAPNPDGSILPGAFANVTVNLREFGQALLVPTQAIVPELNTQNVYVYRSGKAEHVEVQTGLRRESLIQITEGLSPGDTVITTGLLQIRPGADVTISKLN from the coding sequence ATGACAAAAAGAGCCACCCGAACCATCGCCCTGATAGCCATTGCCATTGTTGCATTAGGGTTTATTCTATTCCAGTCTGACCTCCTGACCAAGAAAGGGCCGGAACCACCGCAGGAAGAGCCGGCCAGCGCGCCCCCTCCGGGCACCCGGCCCGCCGTTCCGGTCGAAGCGGTCAGGGTGTCTCCGGAAGCCCTGCGGGACGTCATCACCGTCAACGGCTCTACGGAGCCCAACGAAGAGGTGTCCATTACCAGCGAAGTGCCGGGCAAGGTTACCAAAATACTGTTTCAGGAAGGGAAACTGGTCAAAAAAGGCGACCAGTTGCTGCATCTCGATGACGAAGAACTGCGGGCCGAACGGGAGCGGCTGCTGGTCCAGCGCAATCTCAATGAGAAGATTGCCGAACGCCTGGAGGCTTTATATAAAAAGGAAGGGGTTAGCCTTCAGGAGTACGAAATAGCCGTTGCGGAAGTAGAAAAGGTGAAAGCGGAAATAGCGCTTGTCGACGCGCAGTTGGAAAAACGCACTGTACGAGCGCCCTTCAGCGGCCGGCTCGGCCTGCGGATGGTCAGCGAAGGCAGCTACCTGTCCCCCGGCACTCCGATCGTAAGCCTGATCAGCATCAATCCCATCAAGCTGGAATTCAACATTCCGGAGAAGTACAGCCAGCTCGCCGGGCCGGGCACCAAAGTCACTTTCCGCCTCGATGGAGTAGACCGGGACTACGCAGCCACAGTCATCGCCAAGGAACCCAAGGTCGACGCGGATACCCGAACGCTCCGCTTAAAAGCCTCCGCTCCCAACCCCGACGGCAGCATTTTGCCGGGGGCATTCGCCAACGTCACGGTAAATCTCCGGGAGTTCGGCCAGGCGCTGCTGGTTCCGACCCAGGCCATTGTTCCCGAGTTGAATACCCAAAATGTATACGTATACCGCAGTGGAAAAGCCGAACATGTGGAAGTGCAAACCGGCCTGCGCCGGGAATCCCTCATCCAGATTACCGAAGGCCTCTCGCCCGGCGACACCGTGATCACCACCGGCCTGCTGCAAATTCGCCCGGGCGCCGATGTTACCATTTCCAAGTTGAATTAA
- the alr gene encoding alanine racemase yields MTQSHHSHYDAFVRNVRHSSRIELSQSALAKNINFLKKKLGSHPRYSAVVKANAYGHGIPQMVKMLEKCGVNHFSAASAFEAEEVLEHCADSSEIMIMGILYDQDIEWAIRNDIEFYVFNPGRLQLVLEKARKLKKRAKVHLEVETGTNRTGMTEPYFKKSLSFLKRNEENFLFQGVCTHLGGAESPGNQFRIDRQLVRYKKYLAELKKLKITPKYRHIACSAAVLAMPETHYDLVRIGVATYGFWPSPDIYYQHLREVGKDKDAPMNRIISWKTDVMDIKNVPQGEFIGYGTAFQASRDMRVAVIPLGYSNGYPRGQSNNGYVLIRGRKAPITGLINMNLFMVDITDIPGVEVGDEVVLLGKQNNNTIRVSSFTNYTQLINNEMLSRLPMAIPRRIVK; encoded by the coding sequence ATGACACAATCACATCACTCCCATTACGACGCCTTTGTCAGAAACGTCAGGCACTCCTCGCGCATAGAGCTAAGCCAGTCTGCTTTGGCCAAAAACATCAACTTCCTGAAGAAAAAGCTGGGCAGCCATCCGCGCTATTCGGCAGTAGTGAAAGCCAACGCCTATGGCCACGGCATTCCGCAAATGGTAAAGATGCTGGAAAAGTGCGGCGTGAACCACTTTTCGGCAGCCTCCGCTTTTGAAGCCGAAGAAGTGCTCGAACACTGTGCCGACTCTTCTGAGATCATGATCATGGGCATCCTGTATGACCAGGACATAGAGTGGGCGATACGGAATGACATCGAGTTCTATGTTTTCAACCCCGGCCGCTTGCAACTGGTGCTGGAAAAAGCCAGGAAATTGAAGAAGCGGGCCAAGGTTCACCTGGAGGTAGAGACGGGAACCAACCGAACGGGCATGACCGAGCCCTATTTCAAAAAGTCTCTTTCTTTTCTCAAGCGCAATGAGGAGAACTTTCTCTTTCAGGGGGTATGCACTCACCTGGGAGGGGCGGAATCGCCGGGCAACCAGTTTCGGATCGACCGGCAACTGGTGCGTTATAAGAAGTACCTGGCGGAATTGAAAAAGCTAAAGATCACGCCTAAATACCGGCACATCGCCTGCTCCGCCGCTGTCCTGGCCATGCCGGAAACCCATTATGACCTCGTCCGGATTGGCGTGGCCACCTATGGATTCTGGCCCAGCCCCGACATTTACTACCAACACCTTCGGGAAGTCGGCAAGGACAAAGACGCTCCCATGAACCGCATCATCTCCTGGAAAACGGATGTGATGGATATCAAAAATGTGCCGCAAGGCGAGTTCATCGGGTACGGCACCGCTTTTCAGGCAAGCCGCGATATGCGCGTGGCGGTGATCCCGCTTGGGTACAGCAATGGCTATCCGCGGGGCCAGTCCAACAATGGCTATGTGCTCATTCGGGGGCGCAAAGCGCCGATTACCGGCCTGATCAATATGAACCTTTTTATGGTGGACATTACTGATATTCCCGGTGTCGAGGTCGGCGACGAGGTGGTGCTGCTGGGCAAGCAGAACAACAATACCATTCGCGTGAGCTCCTTTACCAACTATACGCAGCTGATCAATAACGAAATGTTGAGCCGCCTGCCTATGGCGATCCCCCGGCGAATTGTGAAATAA
- a CDS encoding isoprenyl transferase, producing MDLKSQINIEKLPRHIAIIMDGNGRWAKQHGKPRVFGHRNGVTAVRETTEAAAELGIEYLTLYAFSTENWNRPKMEVGALMRLLVETLHKEIETLNKNDIRLQAIGDISKLPKHTYKALLEGIENTKDNSRMTLVLALNYSAKWEILEASRRLARQVQAGEISPGDIDEAAFAGALNTSGMPDPELLIRTSGETRLSNFLLWQIAYAELYFTPVFWPDFRKENFFKAIIDYQRRERRFGKISEQLVR from the coding sequence ATGGATTTAAAGTCTCAGATCAACATCGAAAAACTGCCCCGCCATATTGCCATCATCATGGATGGCAATGGCCGTTGGGCCAAGCAGCACGGCAAACCACGGGTGTTCGGCCACCGCAACGGAGTAACTGCCGTAAGGGAAACCACCGAAGCCGCTGCCGAGCTGGGTATAGAATACCTGACTTTGTATGCCTTCTCCACGGAGAACTGGAACCGGCCGAAGATGGAAGTCGGCGCGTTAATGCGCCTGCTGGTCGAAACCCTTCACAAAGAAATAGAGACCTTAAACAAAAACGATATCCGGCTGCAGGCTATCGGCGATATCAGCAAACTGCCCAAACACACTTACAAGGCGCTGTTGGAAGGCATCGAAAATACCAAGGACAACAGCCGCATGACGCTCGTGCTTGCCCTCAACTACAGCGCCAAGTGGGAAATTCTGGAAGCCAGCCGCCGGCTCGCCCGGCAAGTGCAGGCCGGAGAGATCAGCCCCGGCGATATCGACGAGGCCGCTTTCGCCGGCGCCCTCAATACCAGCGGCATGCCCGACCCGGAACTGCTGATCCGGACCAGCGGCGAAACCCGCCTGAGCAACTTCCTGCTCTGGCAGATCGCCTACGCCGAACTGTACTTTACTCCCGTTTTCTGGCCCGATTTCCGAAAGGAAAACTTCTTCAAAGCCATCATCGACTACCAGCGCCGCGAACGCCGGTTTGGAAAGATCAGCGAGCAGTTGGTGCGGTAA
- a CDS encoding carboxylate--amine ligase has translation MANRFALIGWSLPVIESMQKAKLPYVVVSFPDFESYAKEHNIPFVGYHLDEFGSHSNSLALAELLRPYNVDVAVPLYEETVEWAGALNSMYRDDPRVLNRAFLFRNKAMMKRKALLGGLRVGLFEEIHNHEHAHKFLDRLNEAELQLPGEADAWFHVKPFASAGTVGHRFIKSREDIDKKIKPADFPCLAESHLRGQEFSCEAFIHKGKIRFLNITEYVKLGYSNFIPAGPELEAKRALIHKEIQKLVDVFGIEYGMIHPEWFVTEDGNLNFGEVACRIPGGHILELASQAYNFDALLAFVVSHDPSLSDEELDKFFPPRNFKPKKYYGNVMVFPKSGQITRLEIPEELTEEPYYLDNNLFQPLGPQKINGREGFGNHFGTVNFAGENAERMRELLQHYEDVPFYV, from the coding sequence ATGGCAAACCGATTCGCACTAATAGGCTGGAGCCTTCCCGTAATTGAAAGCATGCAGAAGGCAAAGCTTCCCTACGTCGTTGTATCATTTCCCGATTTCGAAAGTTACGCTAAAGAACACAATATCCCCTTTGTCGGCTACCACCTGGATGAGTTCGGCAGCCATTCCAATTCTCTGGCGCTGGCCGAGTTGCTGCGCCCGTACAATGTGGATGTCGCTGTTCCGCTGTACGAAGAAACGGTGGAATGGGCCGGCGCCCTGAATTCCATGTACCGGGATGACCCCCGCGTGCTCAACCGGGCTTTCCTGTTCCGCAACAAGGCCATGATGAAGCGCAAGGCGCTGTTGGGCGGCCTGCGCGTCGGGCTGTTTGAAGAAATACACAACCACGAACATGCTCACAAGTTCCTGGACCGCCTGAACGAGGCCGAGTTGCAGTTGCCGGGCGAAGCTGACGCCTGGTTTCACGTCAAGCCCTTTGCATCCGCCGGAACGGTGGGCCACCGCTTTATCAAATCCAGAGAAGATATCGACAAAAAGATCAAACCGGCAGACTTTCCCTGCCTGGCGGAAAGCCACCTCAGGGGGCAGGAATTTTCCTGTGAAGCCTTTATTCACAAGGGAAAAATCCGGTTCCTCAATATAACCGAGTATGTTAAACTGGGCTATTCCAATTTCATCCCCGCCGGCCCGGAACTGGAAGCCAAGCGAGCGCTCATCCACAAAGAGATACAGAAGCTGGTCGACGTATTTGGCATCGAGTACGGGATGATCCATCCCGAATGGTTCGTCACCGAAGACGGCAACCTCAACTTTGGCGAAGTCGCTTGCCGGATTCCCGGCGGCCATATTCTGGAGCTGGCTTCTCAGGCATACAACTTTGACGCCCTGCTGGCCTTTGTCGTCAGCCACGACCCTAGCCTGAGCGATGAGGAACTCGACAAGTTTTTCCCGCCCCGGAATTTCAAACCCAAAAAGTACTACGGCAATGTGATGGTGTTTCCCAAGAGCGGGCAGATTACCCGCCTGGAAATACCGGAAGAGCTGACGGAAGAACCGTATTACCTCGACAACAACCTGTTTCAGCCGCTCGGCCCGCAGAAAATCAATGGCCGGGAAGGGTTCGGCAACCACTTCGGCACGGTGAACTTTGCCGGCGAAAATGCCGAACGAATGAGGGAACTCCTCCAACATTACGAAGATGTTCCTTTTTACGTATAA